A region from the Triticum aestivum cultivar Chinese Spring chromosome 3D, IWGSC CS RefSeq v2.1, whole genome shotgun sequence genome encodes:
- the LOC123080798 gene encoding uncharacterized protein, translated as MAMAGLTSSTNQPRMAPPPGRNPSMHTYHLCLCFLLLASTATLSAAVTASSYSIACPSLPPANDRHTDADDALSLTRSFQISAGQFSGGAAGLFPPEDDDLYNDRSFAFFPHGISRTEDPALLHLTATFTLTGGRRDNYSFPASVSFVLDGHYSSASLQLCMVGMGTERAKDGSLKHYPDVALRLRVPNPPSLADPFVTGSLEGGSGLGTFRLVAYAEGDDYKYGSDRTACSLRPPKHPDRESLRMLGGDNSACSHLTQQLMTSYRLEHGGAQLPRMRVNQMRCTTDGAAVHVRAYAVLSNDTGSSERRRYYRRRRRFLVREEAVVADGHWDSDRRMLCLTACRVPLPVLSSAPAVREHGCGIGMSFWFPAIWTMRERSIVSGMLWNSTNAGSGLIHGMITASSMDDQRSSTNLSDVKYSYNATVLGEARKHYLEISMGKKKITGSHPFPDFNCTVSDFAFRFDGLDIWGGEAYPVTIGSVMLAGERLAADDAFFQHTVAVEDKEPALLNVSYTIRYTAPPDNWVRPTNMLNYSVGYEKRKISAEGVYDPNRGILCMVGCKEHNGSTDCHTLVTVQFASLDSKAQGHGTGVISSLRDKTDRLFFEKVDFTSYGMYSSQVFEAISRMDMESVLLLASTTLSCVFIILQILHTKRNPEAAAATSITMLTVVTMGYLAPLALNSEALFASRRSQYYDFYYSTSRRLEMNEVMMRAPTLIAFMLQLCLLQLAWSGRRTSTVSERTVLWICLPLYALGGAFAAIIRGINARAMSGDPSMISTGEGPATIWEDLVSYAGLILDGFLLPQVILNASLGKSRVGVISPWFYIGGTMVRVAPHVYDVVRAHVYTPSMRSSHLYASPRGDLFSIVWDVVIPCGAVLLALLLFLQQRLGGTASLPAQRRRSGGYEMVSNI; from the coding sequence ATGGCCATGGCCGGGCTAACAAGCTCAACCAACCAACCAAGAATGGCGCCGCCACCAGGGAGGAATCCCAGCATGCACACGTACCACCTCTGCTTGTGCTTCCTTCTCCTTGCGTCCACCGCCACCCTCTCGGCCGCTGTCACCGCTTCCTCTTACTCCATCGCCTGCCCATCCCTGCCCCCCGCCAACGACCGCCACACCGACGCTGACGACGCCCTTTCCCTCACCCGCTCCTTCCAGATCTCCGCCGGCCAGTTTTCCGGTGGCGCCGCCGGCCTGTTTCCCCCTGAAGATGATGATCTCTACAATGACCGCTCGTTTGCTTTTTTCCCACACGGCATCTCCCGCACCGAAGACCCGGCTCTCCTCCACCTCACCGCCACATTCACCCTCACCGGTGGACGCCGCGACAATTACAGCTTCCCTGCGTCCGTCTCCTTCGTCCTCGACGGGCACTACTCCTCGGCCTCTCTGCAGCTCTGCATGGTCGGGATGGGCACCGAGCGCGCCAAGGACGGCTCCCTCAAGCACTACCCCGACGTCGCCCTCCGCCTCCGCGTCCCGAATCCTCCCAGCCTCGCTGATCCCTTTGTGACCGGCAGTCTGGAGGGCGGCTCCGGCCTTGGGACTTTCCGCCTCGTCGCGTACGCCGAGGGCGACGACTACAAGTACGGCTCCGACCGCACGGCCTGCAGCCTCAGGCCACCGAAGCACCCGGACAGGGAGTCGCTCCGGATGCTCGGCGGCGACAACTCTGCGTGCAGCCACCTGACCCAACAACTCATGACCTCGTACAGACTAGAGCACGGCGGCGCTCAGCTTCCCCGGATGCGCGTGAACCAGATGCGCTGCACCACGGACGGCGCGGCCGTACACGTCCGCGCATATGCGGTTCTCTCGAACGACACCGGGTCGTCCGAGAGGCGCCGGTACTACCGCCGCCGACGACGCTTCTTGGTACGTGAGGAAGCCGTCGTGGCCGACGGGCACTGGGACTCGGATCGGCGCATGCTCTGCCTCACGGCGTGCCGGGTTCCGCTGCCGGTGCTGTCGTCTGCTCCGGCGGTGCGAGAGCACGGATGCGGGATCGGGATGAGCTTCTGGTTCCCGGCCATATGGACGATGCGGGAGCGGAGCATCGTGTCCGGGATGCTCTGGAACTCGACCAACGCCGGCTCTGGACTGATCCACGGCATGATAACAGCGTCGAGCATGGACGACCAAAGAAGCTCTACCAATCTCTCCGACGTGAAGTACAGCTACAACGCCACGGTGCTCGGGGAGGCCAGGAAGCACTACCTGGAAATCAGCATGGGGAAGAAGAAGATCACGGGGTCACACCCGTTCCCTGACTTTAACTGTACTGTCAGTGACTTTGCGTTTCGTTTCGACGGGCTGGACATCTGGGGTGGAGAAGCCTACCCAGTCACAATCGGCTCAGTGATGCTCGCCGGCGAGAGGCTGGCCGCCGATGACGCCTTCTTCCAGCACACTGTGGCCGTGGAAGACAAAGAGCCGGCTCTGCTGAATGTCAGCTACACCATACGCTACACTGCTCCACCTGATAACTGGGTGCGTCCTACCAATATGTTAAACTACTCAGTTGGCTATGAGAAGAGAAAGATCTCAGCAGAAGGTGTTTATGATCCCAACAGGGGCATCCTGTGCATGGTCGGCTGCAAGGAGCACAACGGCTCGACGGACTGCCATACACTGGTAACGGTGCAGTTCGCCTCCCTCGATTCCAAGGCGCAAGGGCATGGCACGGGGGTGATCAGTAGTCTCAGAGACAAGACGGACCGCCTCTTCTTCGAGAAGGTCGACTTCACCTCCTATGGTATGTACTCCTCACAAGTGTTTGAGGCCATATCGAGGATGGACATGGAGAGTGTCCTCCTGCTGGCCTCCACCACGCTGTCGTGCGTCTTCATCATCCTGCAGATCCTCCACACAAAGAGGAACCCAGAGGCGGCTGCGGCGACATCGATCACCATGCTCACCGTGGTCACCATGGGGTATCTCGCCCCTCTCGCGCTCAACTCTGAGGCCCTGTTTGCAAGCAGGAGGAGCCAGTACTATGACTTCTACTACTCCACGAGCCGGAGGCTAGAGATGAACGAGGTCATGATGAGGGCGCCTACGCTGATCGCCTTCATGCTGCAGCTGTGCCTTCTTCAGCTGGCGTGGTCAGGCCGCCGCACATCCACCGTGTCCGAGAGGACCGTGTTGTGGATATGTCTACCATTGTACGCTCTCGGAGGGGCCTTCGCCGCCATAATCCGCGGGATCAACGCCCGTGCCATGAGCGGCGACCCgtcaatgatcagcacgggtgaaGGGCCGGCGACGATCTGGGAGGACCTTGTGTCGTACGCTGGGCTGATACTGGATGGCTTCCTCCTCCCGCAGGTCATCCTAAACGCATCCTTAGGAAAATCCAGAGTTGGGGTGATCTCACCATGGTTCTACATAGGGGGCACCATGGTCCGTGTGGCGCCTCATGTGTACGATGTGGTCAGAGCCCATGTCTACACGCCAAGCATGCGCTCCTCTCACCTGTACGCGAGCCCCCGCGGTGACCTCTTCAGCATCGTGTGGGACGTGGTTATACCTTGCGGGGCAGTGCTGCTGGCCTTGTTGTTGTTCTTGCAGCAGCGGCTCGGAGGCACCGCATCGCTTCCTGCGCAGAGGAGGAGATCGGGTGGATATGAAATGGTCTCTAACATTTAA